A window of the Choristoneura fumiferana chromosome 30, NRCan_CFum_1, whole genome shotgun sequence genome harbors these coding sequences:
- the LOC141444664 gene encoding uncharacterized protein, with product MKRTLGKHMLKDNQLSTIVKEIEAVVNSRPLTSVDSEPDYVLKPSDFLTAGKVITLEEAENESEPQIMTTTKTELIKGWKRALIMLKEFKEMFYNRYLLSLRERYGHLPREPRITSKLTPSPGQIVQIKGDSKNRNDWKVGKITELIPSADSLCRAAIVQVGDTEYTRSIAHLYPLEIEDAPEPIANISSKGGTRPLVTPDHDTLNIESVEEIRPLTPDLTTAVIPQPQVIAPMPLTMEDHVSIQDEDAEHAPTEHEDESLPNTTEMNDMDVNQRSKRAAATKAMERIKEWTRDLTALLLHSKALPPGSVATGANL from the coding sequence ATGAAGAGGACGCTAGGAAAACACATGCTGAAAGATAATCAGCTCTCAACGATCGTTAAAGAGATTGAGGCCGTGGTTAACTCACGACCGCTCACTAGCGTGGATTCCGAACCCGACTATGTTTTGAAGCCTTCGGACTTTCTGACTGCAGGAAAAGTAATCACATTAGAAGAAGCCGAAAATGAGTCCGAACCACAAATTATGACCACAACGAAGACAGAATTAATAAAAGGCTGGAAACGAGCACTCATCATGCTAAAAGAATTTAAAGAAATGTTTTATAACCGTTACCTACTAAGTCTTCGCGAGAGATACGGACATCTGCCGCGAGAACCGCGAATAACTTCGAAACTTACACCGAGTCCTGGTCAGATCGTACAGATCAAGGGCGACTCCAAGAATAGAAACGACTGGAAGGTAGGGAAGATTACAGAACTGATCCCGAGTGCTGACAGTCTATGTAGAGCAGCAATAGTACAAGTAGGGGACACTGAGTACACGCGTTCTATCGCACATCTCTACCCTCTCGAGATAGAGGATGCTCCAGAGCCTATTGCGAACATCAGCAGTAAAGGAGGAACTCGTCCTTTAGTGACACCTGATCACGACACGTTAAATATAGAGAGTGTGGAGGAAATTCGCCCTCTGACACCTGATTTAACAACAGCTGTAATACCTCAACCTCAAGTCATTGCACCTATGCCATTGACGATGGAAGATCACGTTAGTATACAAGATGAAGACGCAGAACATGCACCGACAGAACATGAAGATGAATCGCTACCTAATACAACTGAGATGAATGATATGGATGTGAACCAGAGGTCGAAACGAGCTGCAGCCACTAAAGCCATGGAGAGAATCAAGGAATGGACGCGAGACCTGACTGCGCTACTGCTTCACTCCAAAGCCTTGCCGCCGGGGAGTGTCGCGACAGGCGCGAATCTCTAG